In the genome of Stomoxys calcitrans chromosome 4, idStoCalc2.1, whole genome shotgun sequence, the window atttttattgatacGATTcactaaaaatgttaaaatggcAAAGGATATGAGATATAAAATATCCATCAGCACTGCATAGGCAAATgtaatattttccaatttatcCGGACAATCCAAGGTAgtctaaataaaaacaaaatagcaATATGACTCTTGAAAGttaaaaagcaatttttattagttttaccTGATTATTATTTTTAGCATTCAAACTTAAATCCTTCTCATGAATTATATCGCATAGAAATCCTTTCTCATTGGGATTGTTTTTCATAAATTCCCCCATTGCATTGATGAAATGTGGAAACCACATATACAGTCCTGTGCCAATTGCATAAAGCCAGAATTGTGTCGCAGAAACTACTACAGTGGAGAGAATATATTTCTTTCGGAATAGAGTGACGGTTTGTTCCCACATTGATGTAAAAAATTGTTGCATATTACTGGAGTCATTCTTTTGAGGGGTAGAAATGTCGGTGCTATCCTCTTCAAGAATGATATGAGGGAGCTGTAAGTAATTATGCGAACTAAATAcaattttagttttaaaaaatttaaactttattttctataaaaagaaaagattgattaaatttaatttaaaaaatttatccttaaatttttcaaaaaaaaaaaaaaaaaatcttataaaaatttcttattaacagaatgttttgcaaaattaaaaaaaaaaactacaaataacaagtaaaagtgcgctaagttcggccgggccgaatcttatgaaggtgatgggagaagccgttgtacaaaattttaaccaaatcggataataattgcgccctctaaaggctgaagaactcaagaagtttatatggcagctatatcaggttatggtccgatttgaaccatactctgcaaaatttttggaagtcacaacaaaatacgtcatgcaaaagtaAAGCtgaatcggatacgaattgcgccctctaaaggatcaagaattcaagatccaagatcgagttatatgacagctgtatcaggttatggaccgatttgtaccatacttattgccctctgacacatccatttatttgagtacaatatattcacGGCCATCCTACATGGTAGTTTGGCGTTatatttattgggaggagagggtcgttCCCCCGACactaagaaccaaacgacaatttatttgagtccattATTGTCGCGAACTACTTGTCCTGCtgaacggtaggacgtgaccctggtacttgaatccttataccaacattagattcgaaatccTAGTGGATGGGTGGTGTcctaaatgtgtataccagatatTTAGTCAaaccccaaagacctttcattcgatacccattttgtgacgttggacatttacacccgttttgggggtttttggggttgggaaggccccgtagacaccaaggaataaattttgataacagTATTGGACCCTtcttttaaatagttttcatatgatatccatattgtcccaatcagaaaattttttcttgtttggGAATTTTGGGGGGTGGAGAGGGTTCTCAgacatcaaaaaaaaagtttttgtgtcagatttgcATTCTACTTTTGaatgcatttcatttgatacccatattgcccaaaacggttaaagtgtcctgttgggtggtgctTTTTGGACATTTAGGGTTAAagtttaatgccaagttcgtactctactcttaaatatctttcatttgatacccatattacccaaagcggtgaaagtgtcctcttgagCCTATTTGGGGGGTAGGGAACTCCCccgaaaattaagagtgaaatttgtataccaaattcgtacactactcttaaataactttcatttgatacccatattgtcccaatcggtacccATGTGCGtacgggtgggttttgggatggggctaccccccaggttatttgaccccacagttgttggaagtcataacaaaacacgtcgtgcaaaatgtcagccaaatcgggtaaaaattgctccttctagtggctcaagaagtcaagatccaagatcggtttttatggcatctatatcaaaacatggaccatgatatggcccatttacaatcccaaccgaccaacactaatatgaagtattttttgcaaaatttcaagcggctagttttacttcttcgaaagtttgcgtgcttttgacagacagacagactgacggacgaacagactgacggacatggctagatttaagatttcatgtcgatcaagaatatatatactttatggggcctcaggcGAATCTTTcgagagttacaaacagaatgacgaaattagtttacccccatcctatggtgaagggtataaaaagtattaaatTCGGCCGTTCCGAATTTTTAATGCCCACCACATGGATATACATATCCTAATTTATTAAAACTCTATTATATTCATAttattatccaaatatggatcaaaatttcagcgtaatcagatatttaatgcggcttttatgggctagaGACTCTAAATCGACATaggggtctatatggcaactataaccaagtatggtccgatctggattaTATTCAGCTGAGATGTCGACGAGGCTAATGAaactcattgttcaaaatttcaacgaagtcgGTAACCAATGCGacaaatatgggccgatctggatCATTTGGTTCAGGTGCGGATATACCTTATACAggtcacagtttcaaatttctgctaaatggAGTAATAAGAGATAGAATCGGCAGATAGATTTTATGTCTTTGTCATCAATGACTAATATTCTTGTcttatgttgttgtagcagtgtgttgtactctgaggcggcagaccttgccgagaaaagactccatcgggccaatccggtacgttgaaccggctgccatgggatgtcTTATGACTTTAGTTTGCGTACGGTTAATCAGACCTTTTCTTTTCGTGACTACAGTATTTTGAAGGAGACATACCCAGAAGTTGATTGGAACCGAGTGTATGGTCGAATTTCTGTGGATCAGCAGCTTGCATTTCTTCAGAAGAATATCGTACTATTATACAatacaacaatttttataaGAAGTAAGCATCACACCTCATCTAATAAGCCATGGTTTAATTCCACCATTAAAACCATCCATTGGTTACAGAGACAAAGCATATTCGAGGTGGAAGAGGTAAAAAAAACCCAGAACTATACGATAAATTTCGTTCTGCCCGCAGAAGGTGAATTCGCGATAGAGGTGTTGGAAGGTCAAAGACATCTGGGAATTATAATGATGACGTAAGCGAACTTAACGAAGACTTCGTTAATATACCGACTGGTCCTTCTTTCTAGGTGAGGGAATTTTCGAGTTTAGGTGCGTTACTCATGTGAAGGTTTTGACAAATCGAATGCCATCGGATCTGGCGGCAGCCTCGCCTGCTGCCTCTTTATACCTATAACACTATCTTGACATCTTGTATATATCCCACTTCCTGCTAAAATTATTCCCGTTCCTAAATCTAATACGGAATTCCGACCGGTAGCGATATTATCATACCTTTCCAAGGTTTCCGAAATGATAATACACAGCCAAATACAAAAGCAAATTTTCCTCATGAATAAgaactaaggaacagcggcaaatttctcacataccaatgagtgcagtccgattctagtttaagctcaatgataaggggcctcctttttatagccgagtccgaacagcgtgccgcagtacgacacctctttggagagaagtttaacaaggcatagtaccttacaaatattgccagcattaggaggggtaaaccaccgctgacaaatttttctaatggtctcgccaggattcgaacccaggcgttcagcgtcataggcggacatgcttacctctgcgctacggtggcctccacagccAGATTTCGGAATATGTCGATCGtgcatctttggagagaagtttaacaaggcatagtaccttacaaatattgccagcattaggaggggtaaaccaccgctgacaaatttttctaatggtctcgccaggattcgaacccaggcgttcagcgtcataggcggacatgcttacctctgcgctacggtggcctctacagCCAGATTTCGGAATATGTCGATCGTGCATCATTATTGACGGCTATACAGTCGGGCTTTTGCGCTGGTCATAGTTGTGCTagcatccgtatagaagtgtcCGACTCAATTCGGAGCGAAATCGATGATAACAAGgtttgttttcttatcctacTCTACCATTCCAAAGCTTTTGAGACCGTAGATCACCGGCATTTGTGTTTGAAACTTCGCCTGTTTATCAATTTTACTGACACATCGACCAGGCTTATAGAGTCTTATTTGTCTAACCGTTCCCAATCGGTTTATTCTGGAGATGTGAGATATGAATCATtggtagagatgggcgatgggtaaatacccaaaagggatttacccggtaaatttgGTATATAGGGTAGGTagccgggtatttacccatatatacccaaaagctggatatttataattttgcagatatcttgggtataaaacattttccaaacaatttttgttgattTCGCTGATCTCAAAAATCGGAATTTTgttacatatagctgctatatagaccaatctccagacttaaagtcttgaggtaataaattggcaatttttaatccgttttcgatgaaattttgaatagtgagttctggtaaacccctacccatttctgtagagtgtggtctagatcggttcagatttggatatagctgccctatagatcgatctcccaatatagggATTTCGGAAATTAGAACAATGAGTTCTGGTAGTCCCCAAATCATTCCcgccaaatgtggtccagatcggaccatatttaaatatagctgccatatagacccatctcccgatataaaGTATTGagtctataaaaggagcatttttcatccgatttcgatgaaatttggcacactgagttctggtagacctctacacctatttgttaaatgtggtccagatcggaacacatttggatatcgctcccatatagaccgatcttccgatacagagtattgagcccataaaaggagcatttttcgaccgattttgatttcgttttatgggctcaattctctatttcgggagatcggtgtatatggcagttatatccaaatatgatccgatctggatcacATTTAACAAATATGAcaagtttcatcgaaatcggatgaaaaatgctcctattttttttttgggtataaaGGGTAAATAATCGGATATTCACCCAATTTACCCAAAGAATATTTACTCGTCGCCCTTCTCTAAACATAGGGGGGTTGTAGAAAGaataataaaggattttgtaagtagaacggaattcctgacttagatattactttttagtatttaggtgcacaacaagccgattactggcttaggtatatgtccatagtggcggaTATTaaaccgcaccctctttttaatcCAACCTTATTTATATTTTGATTTTCTGTCTTACCTTTAGTTCATCTTTCCCACCATTAATGcggtaaattttttgcaaaacctcTTTCGCCTCCTCTTCCTTATATATGGATAGCAAAAATTTCGGACTTTCTGGCAAAAAGTATATAATAATGCCACAAACAAGGCCCGTTATACCACACACGATAACAAATAAACGCCAGGGTTTGTAAATTAGCCCAAGCGCTGGTATGACTATACTCCATTCGCCATTTATAATAGCAAATGCTAAGAAGGGCAAAATCATGCCAACAAAGGAAAATATAAACGATGAGATCATTATGGATTTAGAACGAGTtttttcggtgaaaaattcactgGAATAAGCATAGACTGTGGCTGAGGAACAGCAGAcactaaagtaaaataaaataaattaaaaaagcaaaaacaaaattaataaattaaattaatataaaatatatatattttttttttttcatacttaCAAAACACCATTGAAAAGTCTTAACACAAGTATCACCCAAAAATTATTGGAAAAACTGGAAATTAACGTAACCACAAATCCAGCTACTAATGATGGCCAAATGACACTCCTTCGACCTTTAGTGTCTGCTAGAAATCCCCACAGCTGTGAACTTAGGATTATACCCACAAATCCAATACCACTAAGCAGACTTTTGCGATAATTTGTCAGTTGGAGATCGCAGCTGGCTACTGTCATATAAAAGGCCACCGAGCATGTATCCATTAGGACATTGGCCCATGCCATACCTGTGACCATTATGATCAAATAATTAAATCGACCATATTCTTAAATGAAGAAAATTAATCATTATAGATTTTTGTTACTCTGATGTTAAGAACTCGTTATACTTGTTTTCTCCAAAGCTTCAGAAAATGTAATTGTCTCTTCGAATAAATGAAGTTTTCTGTTGCTAGAAAGTATATCATCATGGGAAAGTACTAAAAAATAGATATAATTAATTTTGATTTAGTTTAGTTTTGATCCAATTCTGGGCAAACATTTCATTGAATATTTAAAACGAATTTCTTtgagaataaaattttaaccaaaataaCGAATCTTTTTGAAAATACTAGTTTAAACCGCTTACCCTCGTTTCGAGTTTTGttgcactgtcaaacatcttcagtttggtctataacttaaccatgaatcgtgttacaaacgaacaacgcttgcaaattattgaatttaattatcaaaatgcgtggtctgttaagaaagttcatcgcgtacTTTTTCCACtgagcgacgaagctaatttttggctcaatgggtacgaaaataagcagaattgtcgattttgaagtgaagatcatccagaagcattgcaagagctaccaatgtatccagaaaaagtcacagtttggtgcggtttatgggcaggtggcatcattggataagaattgcgccctctaggtgctcaagaaaacaagattcaagatcggttcatatgacagcaatatcagtttattaaccgatttgaattatacttagcacagttgttgggtgttCTAACGAAACAccttatccaaaatttcagctaagttgATATagaaattgccccctctagaggctcaagaagttaagaccccagatgcGTTTaaataacagctataccaggttatggattgatttcaaccatacttagtgcagttgttacAGTTTCTATGTTGTAACGAAACAcccttcagctaaatcggaaaggaattgcgccatctagaggctcaaaaagtcaagatccaagttccttttaaatggcagctatatcaaaacatgcaccgatatggcccatttacaacccaacCAACATACGCTaaaaagaagtatatgtgcaaaatgtcaagcggctagctttactctttcgaaaaatGGTttcggacgtacagacggagaatatatatcctttatggagacttagatgaatatttcgaggagttacaaacagtatggtgaaattagtataccccattctatggttgagggtataataagatgTGAGATCTTGAACCTTAcccagaggttatacacgaattaaAGAATCGGGAGGAAAGGAGAACCAGAGCGGGGGTGAAACGCCCTTTTCCACGCAAACACGTATGTGTCTTCGCCGAAGTTTATGCTACCCCCCGTCGAAACCATCCCGCcccttcaacaaatctcaggagacctccCAGAGGTACTTTCGCAATATCACCCAGATAGCAGAAAAACAGCCTCCCCAGAAAGAAGAGCCTGCGTCCCTGAAGACCCGGACATGAACTTATcaagtgctcgatagtctcctcttcatcgTCGTCAAagcaactcctgcagaagtaaTTGTGTGGTAATCCCATGCGCGCCACCGTACGGCCCATGGCACAGTGTCTGGTTATGACcccctgttaaggtactcatcgacctcttatcgaacgccagtaacTCTCTCGTtatcctccggtcgatgacagcCCAGAGCGCTctagcagtccggcaaccatccccGAGTCTCATCTTGCCACCGACGCCCGACAAATGGCAAGACCGGTGACTGGTTCGCCCGGCGCAGAAGACCCCCCTGGCACATTCGTTTGCCTTCTTATTTTCTGGAATCCCCACATGTCCGGGAACCTAAGGCAGCGTCATATGATGAACTCGGACTGGGAatctatccagggactccaaacaatctgcCACGCACCTCGACCTCACCGTCTTCGAAACCAAGGCATTGAGTgctgccatactgtccacataaaagCTGAGTTTTGAGGGCAGTAAATCCCCAaattctcttgcggctactttaatggcacagacctttgcctgaaagaccgtacactcgtccgggaGTCtacagaaaataataaaaaaattcaatttaaaattttattgaaaataaaatgattttgaattaaaaattacttgattcaatcattttttaaggCATTGAGCGCCTCCATACTGtcaacataaattctgagtttcgagggcggtaagtccCTTACCAGAACTTCCCTTGCGGCCACTGCCATGGCACGGACCTCTGAAAGAACACACAGtctcagtatgtctctgagactgccgaacGGGTGTACGgcctttcaggcagaggtctatatccaaatatagaccgatctgaaccacatggGGCACAGGAATCGGGTGAttagtatatatggcaactatacccaaTAAAGCCCGATCTTAAACATATTTGGAacgaatgtcgagggacctaatacaactcattgaaatcgggtaataaatacgcctataATAGGCCTAAGGAGTTAAATTGGTAGAtaggtctaaatgggggctatattaggatatactccgatatagcccatcttcaaaattAATCTGCCTATGAGAATTTtctccttctcggttcctggtggtaatgttcttccttagggtaatattttcaaatatggatataaaattcgtgctgcacttccaaatccctttaatttgagccccattttgccatggccggtaagtatgaaccgtttggacggtgttttggggctggggcggccaccggcacttttcactgaaaatatatatcaactgAAAAgaggttcagtttagggggtgctttagggcgtgccccaaaacactttgctccaaaattggatatcaaattcgttttctactctcaaatacctttcatttgagtcccatattgtcataatgggtcgaataacccatttgatgtatctttaggagaaaaagcgccaactagacttgaacgcaaattttaatgtcatattagtaatctactcccaaatacctttcatttgcgtcccatataaccatggtcgtctaatatgcccatttgggggtatttgggggtgggcgacctcccattacttcgacctaatgttttatgccatatttataacctactgcctaatacttttcatttgagtcccatattgacatgaacttcgaatgcccgccttcacccgatatctaaaaattatatagcctatttttccttccagacaaacgtacacaatctatgaaaattttaagaaaatcggttcagccatgtaCCACATATAGTCATAAGGGGTCTAAtgacgtttttggggggtggcatgaccccctatactttgatctgattttgtatgccagattagaAATcttctcctgaatacctttcatttgagccccatattgaaatgaacgtccaatatgtctgattGGGGCAGTTTTGGCGTTTTGGCGGCcctatgggtacttagactcacattttaataccatattcgtattctactctccaatacctttcaattgatacctatattgtcccgaccagtccacttttgattttgcgttgtgtttttggcataagggggagggtccgtcccccttccgatatcgaaaaattatatagcctatgtttccttcccgactaacctacacaatatgcgaaaatttagagaaaatcggttctgctgtttttcagtctatacggaacaaacaaaccaagtttcagtctatacggaacaaacaaaccaagtcccatatatccgtgattggttaatgtgccattttgggcgtttttgttcgacatgaatttgaatgcaagattcgttatctactcccgcgtacttttcatttgatacccatattgtccttatcggtctacttttgattttgggtggtgtttttgcggtaacggtggagggtccgctcccctccgttaccaataaattataaagcctattcctacttcctgaccatattcgtaatctactcccgaatatctttcatttgagtcccagttgttatgatcgtcaaataaacatattttaaggagtttttgggctggggcggcccactGGTACTTTGAcctaacttttattatgaaattcgtactctactcttaaatacctttcatttgaatcccaaattgtcccgatcggtcctttatgtttgggtagtacttttggggtaagggggagggtccgctcccctcccgacatccaaaaattatatagcctatgtttccttccagaccaatctacagaatatgcgaaaatttcggaaaaatcggttctgccgtttttcagtctaaaaacaaaccgagtcccgtatatccgtgattggccaatgtgcccattttgggcgtttttgtggggactttttatttgatacccgaattgttcttatcggtccacttttgagtttgggtggtgtttttggggtaacgggagagggtccgcgcccttccgttatcaataaattataacacCTTTTCTTACTTcgtgaccatatttgtaatgtacttccaaatacctttcatttgagccccatattgtcatgatcgtcaaataaacctattttaaggggtttgggggctggggcggcccccaggtactggGACCCAacgattattatgaaattcgcactctactcttgaatacctttcatttgaatcccatattgttccgatcggtccacttttatttttgggtagtactttgggggtaagggggagggtccgcccccctcccgatatcaaaaaattatataccctatgtttccttccggaccaacctacacaatctgtgaaaatttcaaggaaatcggttcagccgtttttgagtctatacggaacaaacaaacaaaccgacaaacaaacaaacaaataaacacaaattgaattttatatatatgataAGGTCGGAAATAGATCCTTCGCCCACCATCCTTctttgttggatatcaagatatggagtACAAAATgtagaaacttttttttaatcaaaattttaaccaaattatcTTTatatatccaatttcgctgtcTGGCTTCTATTTTTGGTCTTTGATATGCACTAATTCACACTTAGTAATAAAcctgatttatttattttaccaAGAATTATCCTTATCTTGCAGGGAAGTAACGAAGAGAATGAGGGTCATTGCATTATTTTGCCTAGTTTTACGTTTTTATCGCTAAATTGTTATCATTTGATTAACCTTGGAGCCCAAAATGTATGTCAGCTGACAATCAGCTATATAGAGAGATACTCCTTCAAGATGAGGATCACTTCATTTCTGGCCGATGTCAATTTTGGTTAAACCAAATTATATGGCACTTACAAGAGCTAAAGGTTTCACAAAAATTCTTAACACTTTTTTATCTTATCCTCATTGTTATTGCGTTCCGATATTTAATAGACTTACATTTTTCATTTGGGGTTTCATTTGAATCGTTGCGGATATGTTCATTACTTTCCTTTAATGTTTCCATGTCGTTTTTAATAATATAATGGGAATGATTTACAGatataatttatattttatttttcgttatttttataaataaataaatttatttattttgcccAATTATTGGAAATTAATCATAACGCGTTCGACTGTTTCCATCAATTCCAATGTTTTCTTCAAGTgagcaattttttaaaaattcttccGCGTTTATAGCTTGATGTTATTGATAAGAAAATGCTTTTGAAACTAATAACATTAGGGCTATTATAACCATTGGTATTATTCTTTAAAATCTTACCTTGGCTGAtacttatcaaaattttatggtTAATGCAGAGAAAGAAATATTAAGAATATTCGTATATGTAGTATAAATCagtttcaaaatttgtttctcttggtataaaattttccaaattgtcTCGTAATACACTCACAAAGTTGAAATAGGTCAATAATAAAGTAGCATATATTGCAGTTCATCAAGAGGAAAACGATGAAATGCCTAACATTTATTGATACAAATCTAATACTAAATTtccattaaacattttattaaggaaccgattaaagtttaagctcaatgataagggcccttctttttatgccgagtctgaaTGGCGTGCGACATGGCCACACCAATTGATAGAGAAGTTATAACAtaacaggatacctcacaaatatattttatt includes:
- the LOC106086913 gene encoding putative transporter SVOPL, coding for METLKESNEHIRNDSNETPNEKLLSHDDILSSNRKLHLFEETITFSEALEKTKYGRFNYLIIMVTGMAWANVLMDTCSVAFYMTVASCDLQLTNYRKSLLSGIGFVGIILSSQLWGFLADTKGRRSVIWPSLVAGFVVTLISSFSNNFWVILVLRLFNGVFVCCSSATVYAYSSEFFTEKTRSKSIMISSFIFSFVGMILPFLAFAIINGEWSIVIPALGLIYKPWRLFVIVCGITGLVCGIIIYFLPESPKFLLSIYKEEEAKEVLQKIYRINGGKDELKLPHIILEEDSTDISTPQKNDSSNMQQFFTSMWEQTVTLFRKKYILSTVVVSATQFWLYAIGTGLYMWFPHFINAMGEFMKNNPNEKGFLCDIIHEKDLSLNAKNNNQTTLDCPDKLENITFAYAVLMDILYLISFAILTFLVNRINKNFIMFIVILFCSGCGLVAIWTSNVSISAILYVIFFVVAIGINILGAITVDLYPTQLRGMAMCVSLMIGRLGSVIGTYIVGVLIANNCELTFYIPCCAMMICGFLILLLPRPITVTNQDKT